The window TGGATTTAATGATTCCAGGTATCGATGGTATGGAAGTATGCCGCAAACTTAAGGGACAACAGCACACAGCAAGTATTCCTATTATTATGTTGACGGCCAAAAATGAAGAAGTGGATAAGATTGTCGGTTTAGAACTAGGCGCTGATGATTATATGACAAAGCCCTTTAGTCCACGAGAACTAGTTGCCCGAGTTAAAGCAGTATTACGCCGCAGCCACAAGGAAAGTGTACATGATGGTGAATTGGCGGTTGGTAAATTACGCTTGAACTTTGCCAGTTATTCAGCTTATCTAGATAATGAAAAATTAGAGTTGACTCCCAAAGAGTATGAACTACTAAAGCTATTTATTACTAATGTAGGCAAGGCTTATACCCGTGAACAATTACTGGAGAAAGTATGGGGCTATGAATACTTTGGTGACACGCGAACTGTAGATGTACATGTGAGACATTTAAGAGCAAAACTGGCAACTCAGCCGGAAGTAGCGGAGGCAATAGAAACGGTTCGAGGCGTAGGTTATCGTTTCAGTGAAATTTAACAAAAACGTAATAATAAATTAATAATATATCACCGTACTTTGTGGTATATTTCTTATAGCAATAGGAAAGCCCAAAGAATACAGGAGGACGTATTATGGATTATAAAATTCATGTAAATAAGCTTAAATTATACTATGGAGATGCACTGGCCTTAAAGAAAATATCTCTTGGCGTGGAGAAAAACAGTGTATTAGCCTTAATTGGGCCTTCTGGTTGTGGTAAATCGACTTTTATTAAAACGCTAAACCGTATGAATGATTTAGTTACAAATGTTAAAATAGAAGGCGAAGTCCTATTAGATGGAGTTAATATTTATCATCCGGATACAGATGTAGTATTATTGCGAAAAAGAGTGGGGATGGTTTTTCAGAGACCCAATCCATTTCCAATGTCGATTTATGATAATATTGCTTATGGCCCCCGAATTCATGGTATGAAAAATAAAGCCCAAATTGATGAGATTGTAGAGAAAAGCTTACAAGGAGCGGCACTGTGGGAAGAAGTCAAGGATCGCCTTCATAGTTCAGCTATGGGTATATCAGGCGGACAACAACAACGTCTATGTATTGCTAGGTTACTAGCAATTGAGCCTGAGGTGCTATTAATGGATGAGCCTTGTTCTGCTCTTGACCCTATATCCACCATGAAAATTGAGGAATTGGTGTCTGACTTAAAGCAAAAGTATACAATCGTGATGGTTACTCACAATATGCAGCAGGCTGCTAGGGTGTCTGATTATACTGCATTCTTTTTAAATGGCGAGTTGGTGGAATATGACAAAACAGATGTTATATTTACTAGACCTCAAGATAAGCGGACAGAAGATTATATTACGGGCCGATTTGGTTAATAAAGGAGGTTAAAGGATGACTAGTACCAGACAAAGTTATAATCATGATCTCGAAGAGCTACGAAATGAGATCTTAGAAATGGGAAATCGTGTTGAACTGGCTATTGGGCAAGCTGTAGCCTCTTTGACAACACAAGATGTAGAGATGGCTAAGCGAGTTATGGCTGGGGATGACTATATTGATAATATGGAAAGTGATATTGAAGATAAGTGTATGGTCTTGATAGCAAGACAGCAGCCCTTGGCAAGAGATCTAAGAATTATAGGTACAGGGCTCAAGATTACAACAGATTTGGAACGGGTCGGAGATCACGCCTTTGATATAGCTAAAATTGCCCTAAGTATTGCTGGACAGCCACTTATTAAGCCTTTGGTAGATATCCCGCGAATGTCAGCCATGGCACAAAAGATGCTAAAGGATTCTTTGGTAGCTTATATCAACCTTGATATTGCCCTGGCAGAACGAGTATGTGCTGCAGATGATGAGGTAGACGATATCTACCATCAAACATTCCGTGAATTGTTAACGTATATGATGGAAGATCCCCGTAATATAAAACAAGCCACCCAACTACTGTTTGTAGCACGTTATTTAGAACGTGTTGCGGATCATGCTACAAATATTGGAGAATGGGTTATTTATTTAGAAACAGGACAGCGGATGCGTAAAAAATAAACTGCCAAGTACGGCAGTTTATTTTTTTGAAGTTTTATTTTATAACCTTAGAGCCGCTTCAGCAGCTAGAGGAGATCGTTCACATTCATCATGCTGCAAGGTTACTTGAAAACATAATTTAGAGCCTCGCATTTTTTCACTGGCAAATACCAGTCCGTTAGATTGGCTATCTAAGTATGGGTGGTCAATTTGAGCAGGATCACCAAGTAAGATAATCTTAGTCCCCAGCCCTGGCCTAGTAATAACTCCTTTGGCTTGGCGAGGTGTGGAATTTTGCATTTCGTCTAAGATTACCCAATATTTTTGTAAAGATCGTCCTCGTTGAAAGGCTAAGGCTTCTGTTTGGATAACATGTCTATCAAATAAAAGTTGAACTGTATCTTCTGCTTGGGCCAACTCTTTTGCATCATCGATGGAACTTCCGTTCATCAGGGTAAACAAATTGTCCCGAATACCTCGCATAAAGGGACTTACTTTGTCAGCTTCTGACCCAGGAAGATAACCAATGTCTTCGTCCATAGGTACATTGGGCCTACAAATTAGGATATGATTATAATCCCTTGGACGGCAGTCGAAATGCTGGTATAAACCTACGGCTAATGCATAAAAGGTTTTGGCGGTTCCAGCGGGGCCTTTAATAATGACTAAGGGAGCTTCGGAGGCACTCATCATCAGACATTCTTGCATAAAGATTTGTCCGATGTTGCGGGGGACAACCCCAAAAGGATTGTGTTTATGATAGCGCAAATGAACGAGTTTTTCACCATTAAAACGACCTAAAGCAGTATGGCGATCATTATCGGTAGACCGAATTAAGAAAAATTGGTTTGTTTCTAAAGGAGCCGCTATTAATGAGTGAGTTGCTTCGTTATAAGCAAATAAAGATGCAGGGTCAATCGAGTTTGAATCACTCTGGTGAAAGGCATTCATAACTTCAGAGGATGTATAGATAGTACCACGTCCTGTATACTGTTCCTCGATACTAGCTACCTTTTCGTTGCGGAAGTCCTCGGCTTGAATATTGAGGATGGCAGCTTTTACCCGCATATTGGTATCCCGGCTGACTAATACAGTAAAGTGATCGGCTTCTGCTAACCCTTTACACACTTGTAAGATACGGTTATCAGGCTTAGAACGGGGCCAATTGGCAGGGATTTTGGTATCAAGATGATTCGTTTCAATTTGGAGCCTTCCGCCGTGCTCATTTAGAGCAACTCCTTCTAATAAATTTCCTGTAGTCCGTAGAGTATCAATAATTCTGCTGACTTCACGACTGTTAGCACCTCGTTCGTTGCTTTCAGACTTAAAACGATCTAGTTCCTCAAGGACCACTTCGGGAATGATTACAGTGTGCTCATTGAAAGTGAATATTGCGTTTGGTGAATGTAGGAGAACATTAGTATCAATAACGTAACATTTCTTCAATGTAATCCTCCTCTGATTAAGAATTACTTCTTATGTTTTATTATATGCAAAAGTAAGACTGTTGAGTTACTATGTAGTAAGATTTTTAATGGAAATTTAAGCGAAATACTGCGTATAGACTTAACAATTTGTTAACAATATCATAACAAAGAGAAACATGGGATGGGTTACAATTTATATAGGTATATAGCCTTTTTCAAAGACAATGAATGTAAGGTTTGGCCTAGTCAAATCTATAGAAATAGGAGGGATTAAAAATGCAGCTCGTGGACAAAGAACATAAAATGAAATTACTATATGATTATTATATGAAATATGTATTTATTGCTAGTGCTGGTTTTATGACGTTAATTATCGTAACAATCATTATCTTTGTAGGTGGTCAAGGATTGTTGACCTTTAGCGAGGTAAGCCCTCTTGATTTTTTCCTTTCAGCAAAATGGGATCCTATGGGAAGTCAGTTTGGCGCGTTAAGTTTTATTACAGGTTCTCTAACCGTTACAGCCTTAGCAATTTTATTAGGGGCACCCTTGGGGTTGGCTGGTGCTGTATTTATGGCGAAGATAGCCCCCCCTTGGTTAAGTAAGATTATGAGGCCTGCTACTGATTTATATGTAGCAATACCCTCTGTGGTATATGGTTTTGTTGGCCTGACAATTATTGTTCCCTTTATTCGAACTTATTTTCATGTCAATATGGGTTTTGGCTTATTGGCGGCTGCTATTATTTTGGCGATTATGATTTTACCAACGATCGTTAGCATTTCAGAAGATGCATTGCGTTTTGTTCCTAAAAGCTTGGAAGAGGCTTCCTTAGCACTAGGGGCAACCAGATGGCAGACCATTTGGAATGTATTATTGCCCGCGGCTTTACCTGGTATCTTAACATCGATTATCTTGGCAATGGCAAGAGCGGTAGGAGAAACCATGGCAGTGCAAATGGTGATTGGCAATACGCCACAATTGGCGACCTCTCTATTTATGCCTACTTCTACATTGCCTAGTGAAATTGTCGTAGAAATGGGTAATACACCCTTTGGTTCTGCTTGGGGAAATTCTTTGTTTTTAATGGCATTCGTTCTTTTAGTGTTGTCTTTGCTGATGATTCTTATCATTCGGCGTATTGCTAGAAAGAGGGTGGTTTAAATGTCCGCAAAGATAGTAGATAAAGTTGCGACGATGGCAATGTGGTTTGCAGGTATTGTAATTTTAGGCATTTTAGCTGCCTTTTTATTATTTATTTTATATAAGGGAGTACCAGTATTGTCCTGGGACTTTATTTTTGGTCGATCTAGTGATATTGAGGCGGGTGGCGGCGTTGGTGGCCAGCTTTTTAATTCCTTTTATATTCTAATTTTATCTTTGTTAGTTTCTATACCCCTGGCTATTGGTGCAGGTGTTTATTTGGCAGAATATGCAGGGAACAATCGTCTAACGGATATTATTCGTTTAAGTACGGAGAGTTTAGCTACCGTTCCTTCCATTGTTCTGGGGTTATTTGGTATGATTGTATTTGTGAATTTTTTAGGTATGGGTTTTAGTATTATCGGTGGAGCCTTGACTCTTACCTTGCTGAATTTACCTGTATTGGTGAGGGTCACGGAAGAAGCAGTACGGACCGTTCCTGTGCATTACCGAGAAGCGAGTCTAGCTCTTGGAGCTACCAAGTGGCAAACAATTTGGCGAGTTGTATTACCAAATGCTTTGCCGGGTATTATAACGGGTATCACGCTGACCGCAGGTAGAGCTTTAGGAGAAACGGCGATTTTAATCTTTACAGCTGGTACAACGGTTGGTCGGCAAATGGTCAATTTTGATGTGACAGCAGCAGGAGAAACTTTAGCTGTACATCTTTGGTATGTTATGGCGGTAGGGCTTGTACCTGACAGAGTTGATATAGCCAACGGCGCTGGAGCCTTACTG is drawn from Pelosinus sp. IPA-1 and contains these coding sequences:
- a CDS encoding response regulator transcription factor, with translation MSNVLIVDDEPTIAELIEFNLHKAGYQVLKADNGHTALQLVRSDKPDLIILDLMIPGIDGMEVCRKLKGQQHTASIPIIMLTAKNEEVDKIVGLELGADDYMTKPFSPRELVARVKAVLRRSHKESVHDGELAVGKLRLNFASYSAYLDNEKLELTPKEYELLKLFITNVGKAYTREQLLEKVWGYEYFGDTRTVDVHVRHLRAKLATQPEVAEAIETVRGVGYRFSEI
- the pstB gene encoding phosphate ABC transporter ATP-binding protein PstB, coding for MDYKIHVNKLKLYYGDALALKKISLGVEKNSVLALIGPSGCGKSTFIKTLNRMNDLVTNVKIEGEVLLDGVNIYHPDTDVVLLRKRVGMVFQRPNPFPMSIYDNIAYGPRIHGMKNKAQIDEIVEKSLQGAALWEEVKDRLHSSAMGISGGQQQRLCIARLLAIEPEVLLMDEPCSALDPISTMKIEELVSDLKQKYTIVMVTHNMQQAARVSDYTAFFLNGELVEYDKTDVIFTRPQDKRTEDYITGRFG
- the phoU gene encoding phosphate signaling complex protein PhoU, producing MTSTRQSYNHDLEELRNEILEMGNRVELAIGQAVASLTTQDVEMAKRVMAGDDYIDNMESDIEDKCMVLIARQQPLARDLRIIGTGLKITTDLERVGDHAFDIAKIALSIAGQPLIKPLVDIPRMSAMAQKMLKDSLVAYINLDIALAERVCAADDEVDDIYHQTFRELLTYMMEDPRNIKQATQLLFVARYLERVADHATNIGEWVIYLETGQRMRKK
- a CDS encoding PhoH family protein; the protein is MKKCYVIDTNVLLHSPNAIFTFNEHTVIIPEVVLEELDRFKSESNERGANSREVSRIIDTLRTTGNLLEGVALNEHGGRLQIETNHLDTKIPANWPRSKPDNRILQVCKGLAEADHFTVLVSRDTNMRVKAAILNIQAEDFRNEKVASIEEQYTGRGTIYTSSEVMNAFHQSDSNSIDPASLFAYNEATHSLIAAPLETNQFFLIRSTDNDRHTALGRFNGEKLVHLRYHKHNPFGVVPRNIGQIFMQECLMMSASEAPLVIIKGPAGTAKTFYALAVGLYQHFDCRPRDYNHILICRPNVPMDEDIGYLPGSEADKVSPFMRGIRDNLFTLMNGSSIDDAKELAQAEDTVQLLFDRHVIQTEALAFQRGRSLQKYWVILDEMQNSTPRQAKGVITRPGLGTKIILLGDPAQIDHPYLDSQSNGLVFASEKMRGSKLCFQVTLQHDECERSPLAAEAALRL
- the pstC gene encoding phosphate ABC transporter permease subunit PstC → MQLVDKEHKMKLLYDYYMKYVFIASAGFMTLIIVTIIIFVGGQGLLTFSEVSPLDFFLSAKWDPMGSQFGALSFITGSLTVTALAILLGAPLGLAGAVFMAKIAPPWLSKIMRPATDLYVAIPSVVYGFVGLTIIVPFIRTYFHVNMGFGLLAAAIILAIMILPTIVSISEDALRFVPKSLEEASLALGATRWQTIWNVLLPAALPGILTSIILAMARAVGETMAVQMVIGNTPQLATSLFMPTSTLPSEIVVEMGNTPFGSAWGNSLFLMAFVLLVLSLLMILIIRRIARKRVV
- the pstA gene encoding phosphate ABC transporter permease PstA, with the translated sequence MSAKIVDKVATMAMWFAGIVILGILAAFLLFILYKGVPVLSWDFIFGRSSDIEAGGGVGGQLFNSFYILILSLLVSIPLAIGAGVYLAEYAGNNRLTDIIRLSTESLATVPSIVLGLFGMIVFVNFLGMGFSIIGGALTLTLLNLPVLVRVTEEAVRTVPVHYREASLALGATKWQTIWRVVLPNALPGIITGITLTAGRALGETAILIFTAGTTVGRQMVNFDVTAAGETLAVHLWYVMAVGLVPDRVDIANGAGALLIITILMLNLLFTIPSKVLQKKLGVGNH